One window of Acidobacteriota bacterium genomic DNA carries:
- a CDS encoding cystathionine gamma-synthase — protein MGFSTIAIHAGNEPDTATGAVSVPIYQTSTYAQDGLGKHKGYEYARTQNPTRAALERNIAALEGAEFGYAFASGMSATDAVLKLVKAGEHVILGDNTYGGTFRLFNRVLSNYGVEFDLVDTTDISAVERAFKPNTKMVFVETPTNPVMSVTDLQAVSDVAHAQGAKVVCDNTFMSPYLQRPLEFGVDIVVHSTTKYLNGHSDSVGGFVALNDAEDAEWIQFIQNSVGAILSPFDSFLVLRGTKTLAVRMQAHDRNGRQVANFLAEHPKVQKVYYPGLASHPQHELAARQQKGFGGMVAFETGSLDNAKNVLESVKLCILGESLGGVESLISHPATMTHASVPAEKRQQLGITDGLVRISVGIEDVEDIIEDLDQALS, from the coding sequence ATGGGCTTTTCAACAATTGCAATTCACGCCGGAAACGAACCCGACACCGCCACCGGCGCAGTCAGTGTCCCGATCTATCAGACCTCGACCTATGCGCAGGACGGACTCGGAAAACACAAAGGCTACGAATACGCGAGAACACAGAATCCGACGCGCGCCGCGCTTGAGCGGAACATCGCCGCGCTTGAAGGCGCCGAGTTCGGCTACGCCTTCGCCTCCGGAATGTCCGCGACCGACGCCGTGCTCAAACTGGTCAAGGCCGGCGAACATGTGATACTCGGTGACAACACCTACGGCGGAACATTCAGGCTATTTAATCGAGTTTTGTCGAACTACGGCGTCGAATTCGATCTTGTCGACACGACCGACATTTCGGCTGTCGAACGCGCCTTCAAGCCGAACACCAAGATGGTCTTTGTCGAAACCCCGACGAATCCGGTGATGAGCGTTACCGACCTCCAGGCCGTTTCGGACGTCGCTCACGCGCAGGGCGCGAAGGTCGTTTGCGACAATACGTTTATGTCGCCATATCTTCAACGTCCGCTTGAGTTTGGAGTCGATATCGTGGTTCATTCGACGACCAAGTATCTTAACGGACATTCGGACTCGGTCGGCGGGTTTGTCGCGCTGAACGATGCGGAAGACGCCGAATGGATCCAGTTCATTCAAAACTCGGTCGGGGCGATCCTTTCGCCGTTCGATTCGTTTCTTGTTCTGAGGGGCACGAAAACGCTTGCGGTTCGAATGCAGGCACACGATCGCAATGGGCGGCAGGTTGCCAATTTCCTTGCCGAACATCCGAAAGTTCAGAAGGTTTATTATCCCGGATTGGCATCGCATCCGCAGCACGAACTGGCAGCGCGCCAGCAAAAAGGCTTTGGCGGAATGGTTGCATTTGAAACGGGTTCACTGGATAATGCAAAAAACGTCCTGGAGAGCGTCAAGCTTTGTATCTTGGGTGAAAGTCTCGGCGGCGTTGAATCGTTGATTTCGCATCCGGCAACGATGACACACGCTTCCGTCCCGGCTGAAAAACGTCAACAATTGGGTATCACGGACGGTTTGGTTCGAATTTCGGTTGGAATCGAGGATGTCGAGGATATCATTGAAGACCTGGACCAGGCGCTGAGTTAG
- the leuD gene encoding 3-isopropylmalate dehydratase small subunit: MKKHTGQPVALYRPNIDTDQIIPKQFLKRIERTGYGDFLFFDWRFRTDGSPDTAFVLNDPKFKNASILIAGANFGCGSSREHAPWALAQFGFHAVIAPSFADIFYNNSLKNGLLPVRLDESLVAELVERANSIEDYTISVDLETLAVRDEHGFDARFEIDEFRRYCLLNGLDDIALTLQNASSIDRFEATRPVWKNFAQAS, from the coding sequence ATGAAGAAACACACAGGCCAGCCGGTGGCACTTTACCGACCGAACATCGACACCGATCAGATCATTCCGAAGCAGTTTCTGAAACGCATCGAGCGAACCGGCTACGGCGATTTTTTGTTTTTCGACTGGCGTTTTCGTACGGACGGTTCACCCGACACGGCATTCGTTCTCAACGATCCCAAATTCAAAAATGCCTCGATCCTCATCGCCGGCGCGAATTTCGGCTGCGGCAGTTCGCGTGAACACGCCCCGTGGGCACTCGCGCAGTTTGGATTCCACGCGGTCATCGCGCCGTCGTTCGCCGACATCTTTTACAACAATTCTCTCAAGAACGGTCTCTTGCCGGTGCGCCTCGACGAATCGCTCGTTGCCGAACTAGTCGAGCGCGCGAACTCGATCGAAGATTACACGATCTCGGTCGATCTTGAGACTCTTGCCGTCCGTGACGAGCACGGATTCGATGCACGGTTTGAGATCGACGAATTCCGGCGCTACTGCTTGCTGAACGGACTCGACGACATCGCCCTGACGCTTCAGAACGCAAGCTCTATCGATCGGTTCGAGGCGACGCGGCCCGTCTGGAAGAACTTCGCCCAAGCCTCCTAA
- the leuC gene encoding 3-isopropylmalate dehydratase large subunit produces the protein MKTLYDKIWETHVVRQEAGKPALIYIDLHLIHEVTTPQAFEGLRLAGRKVRRPDLTFATLDHSIPTIGRNLPFNDPIAAQQVETLRANVREFGIKLYDLDRIEQGIIHVFGPEQGLTHPGQTIVCGDSHTATHGAFGALAFGIGTSEVEHVLATQCLPQSKSKNLLIEVAGELPFGVTSKDLILGIINRIGTDGATGCVIEYAGSAVRGLSMEGRMTVCNMSIEAGARAGLIAPDEKTFDYLRGKPFAPKNENWDRAVEYWRTLATDRGATFDRTVTIDASELEPFVTWGTSPGMSTTITGQVPELSAAKDENERKSYERAYEYMGLEPGTPMNEVAIDRVFIGSCTNSRIEDLREAARVAKGRKVSKGVSAMVVPGSMLIKKQAEDEGLARIFIDAGFEWRDAGCSMCLGMNEDILSEGQRCASTSNRNFEGRQGRGGRTHLVSPPMAAAAAIAGHFVDVRNWSFGSEFRL, from the coding sequence ATGAAAACGCTCTACGACAAGATCTGGGAGACGCACGTCGTCCGGCAGGAAGCCGGAAAGCCCGCGCTGATCTACATCGACCTGCACCTGATCCACGAAGTGACGACACCGCAGGCGTTCGAAGGGCTGCGCCTCGCCGGCCGCAAGGTTCGCCGGCCGGACCTGACGTTCGCAACGCTTGATCATTCGATCCCGACGATCGGCCGGAACTTGCCGTTCAACGATCCGATCGCCGCGCAACAGGTCGAAACGCTTCGCGCCAATGTCAGGGAATTCGGGATCAAACTATACGATCTCGATCGCATCGAACAGGGAATCATTCACGTCTTCGGTCCAGAACAAGGATTGACGCATCCCGGTCAGACGATCGTCTGCGGCGATTCGCACACCGCGACGCACGGCGCTTTCGGCGCGCTCGCGTTCGGCATCGGCACGTCCGAGGTCGAGCACGTGCTCGCGACACAGTGCCTGCCGCAAAGCAAGTCGAAGAATCTGCTGATCGAAGTCGCCGGCGAATTGCCGTTCGGCGTCACCTCAAAGGATCTGATCCTCGGAATAATCAACCGGATCGGCACCGACGGCGCGACCGGTTGCGTCATCGAGTATGCCGGCAGCGCGGTCCGCGGACTTTCGATGGAAGGCCGGATGACGGTCTGCAATATGTCGATCGAAGCGGGCGCGCGTGCCGGATTGATCGCGCCCGACGAAAAGACGTTCGATTACCTGCGCGGCAAACCGTTCGCGCCGAAGAACGAAAATTGGGATCGCGCGGTCGAATATTGGCGGACGCTGGCCACCGACCGGGGCGCGACGTTCGACCGGACGGTGACGATCGACGCCTCGGAGCTTGAGCCGTTCGTGACCTGGGGAACTTCGCCCGGAATGAGCACGACCATCACCGGACAAGTCCCCGAGCTTTCGGCCGCGAAAGACGAAAACGAACGGAAGTCCTACGAACGGGCCTATGAGTATATGGGACTCGAACCGGGCACGCCGATGAACGAAGTCGCGATCGACCGCGTGTTTATCGGAAGCTGCACGAATTCGCGTATCGAGGATCTTCGCGAAGCCGCGCGCGTCGCGAAAGGCCGCAAGGTTTCAAAAGGCGTCAGCGCTATGGTCGTTCCGGGGTCGATGCTGATCAAGAAGCAGGCGGAAGACGAAGGACTGGCGCGGATCTTCATCGATGCCGGTTTCGAATGGCGCGATGCAGGCTGCTCGATGTGTCTCGGAATGAACGAAGACATTTTGAGCGAAGGACAGCGATGCGCCTCGACGAGCAATCGAAACTTCGAAGGACGCCAGGGTCGCGGCGGACGGACACATCTCGTCTCGCCGCCGATGGCCGCCGCCGCCGCGATCGCGGGACATTTCGTCGACGTCAGAAACTGGAGCTTTGGTTCGGAGTTCCGCCTTTAG
- the leuB gene encoding 3-isopropylmalate dehydrogenase: protein MKITVLPGDGIGIEVTREAVKVLRAVAGVCGLNVETEEHLIGGAAIREAGMPLPEATRASCAAADAVLLGAVGAPEFDQLLPEERPEIGLLQLRQVLGGFANLRPAKAFPALIDSSPLRREIFEGTDLLIVRELLGGLYFGQPRAIGATEAYNTMRYSVAEVERVARVAFESARLRKKKVTSVDKANVLETSRLWRETVDRVARDYPDVEVEHLFVDACAMHLVTAPTRFDVILTENLFGDILSDEAAVLTGSLGMLASATVGGAVDLYEPVHGSAPDIAGKDIANPLGAIASVAMMLRHTAKNETAARAIEDAIDRVLAEGFRTADLTTDKSNATGTGAIGDLVAEYAAGFAASDSALGAA, encoded by the coding sequence ATGAAAATCACTGTTTTACCAGGCGACGGAATTGGCATTGAGGTCACGCGCGAGGCAGTTAAAGTGTTGCGCGCAGTTGCCGGCGTTTGCGGCTTGAACGTCGAAACCGAAGAACATCTTATCGGCGGCGCGGCAATTCGCGAGGCCGGAATGCCGCTCCCGGAGGCGACGCGTGCAAGCTGCGCGGCGGCCGACGCCGTCTTGCTCGGCGCCGTCGGCGCGCCCGAATTTGATCAACTGTTGCCCGAAGAGCGTCCGGAGATCGGACTCCTGCAGTTGCGCCAGGTTCTCGGCGGATTTGCGAACCTGCGTCCGGCAAAGGCGTTCCCGGCGCTGATCGATTCGTCGCCGCTCCGCCGTGAGATATTTGAGGGGACCGACCTCCTGATCGTCCGCGAGCTTCTCGGCGGACTCTACTTCGGACAGCCGCGGGCGATCGGCGCGACGGAGGCTTACAATACGATGCGATACTCGGTCGCAGAAGTTGAGCGAGTTGCGCGCGTCGCCTTTGAATCGGCGCGTCTCCGAAAGAAGAAAGTGACGTCGGTGGACAAGGCGAACGTTCTTGAGACATCGCGTCTGTGGCGCGAAACCGTCGATCGCGTTGCGAGAGATTATCCCGACGTCGAGGTCGAGCATCTTTTCGTCGATGCCTGCGCGATGCATCTCGTTACGGCCCCGACCCGTTTTGACGTCATCCTGACCGAGAATCTGTTCGGCGACATTCTTTCGGACGAAGCAGCGGTGCTCACCGGAAGTCTCGGAATGCTCGCTTCTGCGACTGTCGGCGGCGCCGTCGATCTTTATGAACCCGTTCACGGTTCGGCGCCAGACATCGCCGGCAAGGACATCGCAAATCCGCTCGGCGCGATCGCATCGGTCGCGATGATGCTCCGGCACACGGCGAAAAACGAAACCGCCGCACGCGCCATCGAGGACGCAATTGACCGGGTCCTTGCCGAAGGTTTTCGAACCGCGGATTTGACGACCGACAAATCGAACGCCACCGGAACCGGAGCGATCGGCGATCTCGTCGCAGAATACGCCGCCGGATTCGCCGCGTCCGACAGTGCGCTCGGCGCCGCATAG
- a CDS encoding 2-isopropylmalate synthase yields the protein MNPEKIDIFDTTLRDGEQSPGCSMNLNEKIRMARQLEFLGVDIIEAGFPIASEGDYQSVRAISEECRDARVAALCRTTEIDIVRAAQALEKARRPRIHTFVATSDIHLEYKLKKTRAEVLEMTRNAVRMARGYVDDVEFSAEDATRSDPDFVCEVFRAAVDEGARVLNVPDTVGYTMPNEYATLIRKVKEEVVGERDVIISVHCHNDLGLAVANSLSAVVAGARQVECTVNGIGERAGNASLEEIVMACVVRADRMPFFMGIETSQLYPTSQLLSSIISFGVQPNKAIVGRNAFAHEAGIHQHGVLSNPLCYEIMTPESVGVPHNDIVLGKHSGRHALAARFNDLGYELDHEEIGEVYQKFTALADKKKNIYDQDLLALLPNQYPTAMAA from the coding sequence ATGAACCCTGAGAAAATCGATATTTTTGACACAACTCTTCGTGACGGCGAACAGTCGCCGGGTTGTTCGATGAACCTGAACGAAAAGATCCGAATGGCGCGCCAGCTTGAATTTCTCGGCGTCGACATCATCGAGGCCGGTTTTCCGATCGCCTCGGAGGGCGATTATCAATCTGTCCGGGCGATCTCGGAAGAATGCCGCGATGCCCGCGTCGCGGCTCTTTGCCGGACGACGGAGATCGACATCGTCCGCGCCGCGCAGGCGCTCGAGAAGGCCCGACGGCCACGCATCCACACATTTGTCGCGACATCCGACATTCATCTCGAATACAAACTCAAGAAGACCCGGGCGGAAGTTTTGGAAATGACGCGCAACGCCGTCCGGATGGCGCGCGGATACGTCGACGACGTCGAGTTCTCGGCCGAGGACGCGACGCGCAGCGATCCGGATTTCGTCTGCGAAGTATTCCGCGCGGCGGTTGATGAGGGCGCGCGAGTGTTGAACGTACCCGACACGGTCGGTTACACGATGCCGAACGAGTATGCGACGTTGATCCGAAAGGTGAAAGAAGAGGTCGTCGGCGAACGCGACGTCATCATCAGCGTTCACTGCCATAACGATCTCGGACTCGCTGTCGCCAACAGTCTGTCGGCGGTCGTTGCCGGAGCGCGCCAGGTCGAATGCACCGTCAACGGCATCGGCGAACGCGCCGGAAACGCCTCGCTCGAAGAGATCGTGATGGCGTGCGTCGTGCGTGCCGATCGGATGCCGTTCTTTATGGGAATCGAGACTTCGCAGCTCTACCCGACGAGTCAGCTTCTGTCTTCGATCATCAGTTTCGGAGTTCAACCGAACAAAGCGATCGTCGGCCGCAACGCCTTCGCGCACGAGGCCGGAATTCATCAGCACGGCGTTTTGAGCAATCCTCTGTGTTATGAAATTATGACGCCGGAATCGGTCGGCGTGCCGCATAACGACATCGTTCTCGGAAAACACTCGGGACGACACGCGCTTGCCGCGCGCTTCAATGACCTCGGCTACGAACTCGATCACGAGGAAATCGGCGAGGTCTATCAGAAATTCACGGCGCTGGCCGACAAGAAAAAGAACATTTACGATCAGGACCTGCTGGCGCTTTTGCCGAATCAATACCCGACGGCAATGGCGGCGTAG
- a CDS encoding LysR family transcriptional regulator: MDINQLEVLVAVAQEKSFSRAAEVLNRTQPAVSQAIRRLEQEIGERLFDRSSKDGTLTLGGEILLDYARQMLNLRQTAQNAIKEMRDLHHGKVTISANEHTVFYLLPVIREFRKLYPMIKIEVQRGVASRIPKEITAREVELGVVSFKPTDSSIVAVPVMTDELALIVAPGHPLAPRTSVSVKELGVETFIAHNAVSPYRQKVIETFEKNKTRLNISVELPSLEAIKRLVETGAGVALVPKLSAQSELASGHLKALSVTEMKLERKLNIVYRRNSELSHAAKVFLKLAKDMSSA; encoded by the coding sequence ATGGACATCAATCAGTTGGAGGTTTTGGTCGCCGTCGCGCAGGAAAAGAGTTTTTCCCGCGCCGCGGAAGTTCTCAATCGAACTCAGCCGGCGGTTAGTCAGGCCATCCGACGGCTCGAGCAGGAGATCGGAGAAAGACTCTTCGACCGCTCATCCAAGGACGGAACCTTGACCCTCGGCGGCGAGATTCTCCTCGATTACGCGCGCCAGATGCTGAATTTGCGGCAGACCGCGCAGAACGCGATCAAGGAGATGCGCGATCTGCATCACGGCAAGGTCACGATCAGCGCGAACGAGCATACGGTTTTTTACCTTTTGCCGGTGATCCGTGAGTTTCGGAAACTATATCCGATGATCAAGATCGAGGTTCAGCGGGGAGTCGCAAGCCGCATTCCGAAAGAGATCACCGCGCGCGAGGTCGAACTGGGAGTCGTTTCGTTCAAACCGACCGACAGTTCGATCGTCGCCGTTCCAGTGATGACCGACGAACTCGCGCTGATCGTCGCGCCGGGCCATCCGCTTGCGCCGCGCACGAGCGTTTCGGTCAAAGAACTCGGCGTCGAGACATTCATCGCGCACAACGCCGTTTCGCCATATCGCCAAAAGGTCATCGAGACGTTCGAAAAGAACAAGACACGGCTGAACATTTCGGTCGAACTGCCGTCGCTTGAGGCGATCAAGCGACTCGTCGAAACCGGCGCAGGCGTCGCGCTCGTTCCGAAGCTTTCGGCCCAGAGCGAGTTGGCGAGCGGCCACCTCAAGGCGCTTTCGGTCACCGAAATGAAGCTCGAACGCAAACTCAACATCGTATACCGCCGGAATTCGGAACTGTCGCACGCGGCGAAGGTCTTTTTGAAACTGGCGAAGGATATGAGTTCGGCCTGA
- a CDS encoding PilZ domain-containing protein: MNEKDFSEALSPSERRGSDRKKLIVDVNFNGGDATGIANTRDIGIGGLYMTTNARLDTGTLIFLRMIVGGKELAISGVVVYTDPGHGVGVRFHNLTDEAAGLLKSELELE, encoded by the coding sequence ATGAACGAAAAAGACTTTTCAGAAGCCCTTTCACCGTCTGAAAGACGCGGTTCGGACCGTAAGAAGCTGATCGTCGATGTCAACTTCAACGGCGGCGACGCAACCGGAATCGCGAACACTCGCGATATCGGAATCGGCGGACTTTATATGACGACAAACGCCCGGCTCGACACCGGAACGCTGATCTTCTTGCGGATGATCGTCGGCGGCAAGGAACTGGCGATCAGCGGCGTCGTCGTTTATACCGATCCGGGGCACGGGGTCGGCGTCCGTTTCCACAATCTGACCGATGAAGCGGCGGGACTCTTGAAGAGCGAACTCGAACTCGAATAG
- a CDS encoding carboxylate-amine ligase encodes MFDQFTLGIEEEFQIVDPVTRELKSHVSEILDEGKLLLGEKVKPEMIQSMIEVGTGVCANIQEAREDISKLRCIISALAKRKGLEIVAASTHPFSKWSEQEIFEHDRYKLLVDELQMVARSLLIFGVHVHVGIADLDRRIHIMNAARYFLPHVLALTTSSPFWLGFNTGLKSYRSEVFKKFPRTDIPDHFESFQQYQSYLDLLVKMNCIQDGTKIWWDVRPHCKFPTLEFRICDIPTRVDDTIAVAALFQAIVAKLTVLIDKNLGFRLYHRRLIQENKWRAIRYGLDGKLLDLGKQKEVPVKDLILELLDFIDDVVDDLGSRKEIEHIHTILDRGTSADEQLKVYEESGHDFNAVVDMLIKNTLENVPQKCFD; translated from the coding sequence ATGTTTGATCAGTTTACATTGGGTATTGAAGAAGAATTTCAGATCGTCGATCCCGTGACCCGCGAACTGAAATCCCACGTATCGGAGATCCTCGACGAAGGCAAACTCCTTTTGGGCGAGAAAGTTAAGCCTGAAATGATCCAGTCGATGATCGAGGTCGGAACGGGCGTTTGCGCGAATATCCAGGAAGCGCGCGAGGATATTTCAAAGCTTCGATGCATCATTTCGGCGCTCGCGAAACGAAAAGGACTCGAGATCGTCGCCGCATCGACGCATCCGTTTTCAAAATGGTCCGAACAGGAGATCTTCGAACACGACCGCTACAAACTGCTCGTCGATGAACTCCAGATGGTCGCGCGCAGTCTGCTGATCTTCGGCGTTCACGTTCACGTCGGCATCGCGGATCTCGACCGCCGGATCCACATTATGAACGCGGCGCGCTACTTTTTGCCGCACGTTCTGGCGTTGACGACGTCGTCGCCGTTCTGGCTCGGATTCAACACCGGACTCAAGTCTTACCGTTCCGAAGTCTTCAAGAAGTTTCCGCGCACGGACATTCCGGATCATTTCGAATCGTTCCAGCAGTACCAGAGCTACCTCGATCTGCTGGTCAAGATGAACTGCATTCAGGACGGCACCAAGATCTGGTGGGACGTCCGGCCGCATTGCAAGTTCCCGACGCTCGAATTTCGTATCTGCGACATCCCGACACGGGTCGACGACACAATTGCCGTCGCGGCGCTTTTCCAGGCGATCGTCGCGAAATTGACGGTTCTGATCGACAAGAATCTCGGTTTCCGGCTTTATCACCGGCGTCTGATCCAGGAGAACAAATGGCGAGCGATCCGCTACGGACTCGACGGCAAACTGCTCGACCTCGGAAAGCAAAAAGAGGTTCCGGTCAAAGATCTGATTCTCGAACTCCTTGATTTCATTGATGATGTTGTCGACGATCTCGGTTCGCGAAAAGAGATCGAGCACATCCACACTATCCTCGACCGCGGAACCTCGGCGGACGAACAATTGAAGGTCTACGAGGAATCCGGCCACGACTTCAACGCCGTCGTCGATATGCTCATCAAGAACACGTTGGAAAACGTTCCGCAAAAGTGCTTTGACTAG
- a CDS encoding type II secretion system protein gives MSNSTNQKGFSVIELIVVMMVIAVASAIAMYSFNNITKTAADDQARKIIDVLDEARQKALNQRTTFRVEINKTKNRIILIDENSIATANDDVVIKSEPLSSSVVIGAKPDNVTTTPTATSPIPVPQYLASNYVLSSGDQKITLRFRRNGQVVDAGTDGIGTGSLVSGATIYVHSNTPSVTSPNLVRAVTVLGSTGDTALLKCTFDTYGRCGSWVK, from the coding sequence ATGTCAAACTCTACAAACCAAAAGGGATTCTCTGTTATAGAGTTGATTGTCGTAATGATGGTGATCGCCGTTGCATCGGCGATTGCGATGTACTCATTTAACAACATTACGAAGACGGCGGCTGATGACCAGGCCCGCAAGATCATTGATGTTCTCGACGAAGCGCGACAAAAAGCCCTCAATCAGCGTACGACTTTCCGCGTCGAGATCAACAAAACAAAGAATCGGATCATTCTGATCGATGAAAATTCGATCGCCACGGCAAACGACGATGTAGTCATTAAGAGCGAGCCGTTGTCTTCGAGCGTTGTGATCGGCGCGAAACCGGACAACGTCACGACGACGCCAACCGCGACATCGCCGATACCGGTGCCGCAATATCTCGCCAGCAATTATGTGCTCAGTTCGGGCGATCAAAAAATAACGCTCCGTTTCCGGCGGAACGGTCAGGTCGTCGATGCGGGAACCGATGGAATCGGAACAGGGAGCCTGGTTTCGGGTGCTACGATCTATGTTCATTCAAACACGCCGTCGGTAACCAGTCCGAATCTTGTGCGCGCCGTTACCGTACTCGGTTCTACAGGCGATACTGCGCTGTTGAAATGCACCTTTGACACCTACGGACGTTGCGGCTCGTGGGTGAAGTGA
- a CDS encoding prepilin-type N-terminal cleavage/methylation domain-containing protein → MHKQNKQSGFSLIETIVAMVILLIGVLATLSAMTFGVVSMQESEKRTLSKETVRSTMETIFSIRDMLAFDPAATGTTYNWNALQIQSGNNGGIFLDGWKPIRESPGADGIYGTADDSCDPIASCVVNSTTNSSAVIPGVERKIEVTDLIENGAIRKRIFTVRVRYFVGKIQREETQSTILAKLPVN, encoded by the coding sequence ATGCACAAGCAGAACAAGCAATCAGGATTTTCACTTATCGAGACGATAGTCGCGATGGTTATTTTGCTGATCGGCGTCCTCGCAACGCTTTCAGCAATGACATTCGGAGTCGTTTCGATGCAGGAGTCTGAGAAGCGCACGTTGTCCAAAGAGACGGTGCGTTCGACGATGGAGACGATCTTCTCGATTCGCGATATGTTGGCATTCGACCCCGCGGCAACGGGCACGACATACAACTGGAACGCGCTTCAAATTCAAAGCGGCAACAACGGCGGGATCTTCCTCGATGGATGGAAACCCATCCGCGAGAGTCCCGGAGCGGATGGTATTTACGGAACCGCGGATGACTCTTGTGATCCGATCGCATCGTGTGTCGTCAATTCGACAACCAACAGCAGTGCGGTGATTCCGGGAGTCGAACGAAAGATCGAGGTAACGGATCTCATCGAAAACGGAGCCATCAGAAAGAGGATCTTCACGGTTCGCGTCAGATATTTCGTCGGAAAGATCCAGCGTGAGGAAACGCAGTCAACCATCCTTGCGAAACTGCCGGTTAACTAA
- a CDS encoding prepilin-type N-terminal cleavage/methylation domain-containing protein: MNINVHQKYKPDAQGFTLIEMVLSMTVFLIAIAAVYGVARLASVQKNTVNTRIDQMRSARIALEYLRRDAINAGLGYHRTGGNVPDNVGNALFGIKADADTERDLMTSIIGGDNITANTLNFGGKTDVAAFISRDIAFNGALLVNYTGAAASGNNVNVTTTAGGTTNCRPYDLYLFESSTGTTQVVGIATSIPNATTIQLGNGSIDPLGINQSATGTGQALNMLISTAGGGTIKKVNLISYSVTEAGVLVRKTYGNQTGKLANEQIETRELVYNVSDFQIKYFMEDGTSGDDPSVGNSGRTNQIKMNSVVQIQVSITIAADSSNGAQSSAPIVIKEFISTKNLRYEAS, from the coding sequence ATGAACATCAATGTCCATCAGAAGTACAAGCCCGATGCTCAGGGATTCACATTGATTGAAATGGTCCTGTCAATGACGGTCTTCTTGATTGCGATTGCGGCCGTTTACGGAGTTGCCCGGCTTGCTTCTGTTCAGAAGAACACGGTGAACACCCGGATCGATCAAATGCGGAGCGCACGCATCGCGTTGGAGTATCTCCGCCGTGATGCGATCAACGCCGGACTTGGATACCATCGCACTGGAGGCAATGTTCCCGACAACGTTGGCAACGCGCTCTTCGGGATCAAAGCGGACGCAGATACCGAACGCGATTTGATGACCTCGATTATCGGCGGAGACAACATCACCGCGAATACGTTGAACTTCGGTGGAAAAACCGATGTTGCCGCCTTCATTAGCCGTGACATTGCATTCAACGGCGCTCTGCTGGTCAATTACACCGGAGCTGCAGCCAGCGGCAACAACGTCAACGTTACCACTACCGCCGGCGGCACAACGAACTGCCGTCCTTACGATCTTTATCTCTTTGAGTCCTCGACCGGAACTACCCAAGTCGTTGGGATTGCGACTTCAATTCCGAACGCCACGACGATCCAGCTTGGAAACGGCTCGATCGATCCTCTCGGCATCAATCAATCCGCGACCGGCACGGGTCAAGCGCTCAATATGTTGATTTCGACTGCGGGCGGCGGAACTATAAAGAAAGTGAATTTGATCAGCTACAGCGTCACCGAGGCAGGTGTTTTGGTAAGGAAGACCTACGGAAATCAAACCGGCAAACTGGCCAATGAACAAATCGAAACGCGTGAGTTGGTTTACAACGTCAGTGATTTTCAGATCAAGTACTTTATGGAAGACGGTACCAGCGGGGACGACCCGTCGGTCGGCAATTCCGGACGGACGAATCAAATCAAAATGAACAGTGTCGTCCAGATTCAGGTGTCGATCACTATCGCCGCCGACTCGAGCAATGGAGCGCAGTCTTCCGCGCCGATCGTGATCAAGGAGTTCATAAGTACGAAGAATCTCCGCTACGAAGCAAGCTAA